The following coding sequences lie in one Mucilaginibacter sp. KACC 22773 genomic window:
- a CDS encoding head GIN domain-containing protein has protein sequence MKTLSKILLIAALITGTAGYTIAKTNTPTDEVTQNTEDRHLSGFTSVSVAGSFDVVITQGSTESVKVQAPSDVISRIITEVEGNTLKIYTKSDNDWHWFDGGHKKIMIYVTIKEVNGVSLSGSGDVSFREGLRAGSFKLKLTGSGDVSGKLWVKSLDVNLAGSGDIKLSGTADNSNISVAGSGDYTARDLTTNTASVRVAGSGDARVNVSQKLEASVVGSGDVYYTGSVKSVSSSKIGSGDVSRM, from the coding sequence ATGAAAACATTAAGCAAAATATTACTGATTGCTGCTTTGATAACAGGTACTGCAGGCTATACAATTGCAAAAACAAATACCCCAACCGACGAGGTTACCCAAAACACAGAAGACCGCCATTTATCCGGCTTTACCTCGGTAAGCGTCGCCGGTTCGTTTGATGTGGTTATCACCCAGGGATCAACAGAATCTGTTAAGGTACAGGCGCCATCTGACGTTATCAGCCGCATTATTACCGAAGTAGAAGGTAACACCCTTAAAATTTATACCAAAAGCGATAACGACTGGCACTGGTTTGATGGCGGCCACAAAAAGATCATGATCTACGTTACGATTAAAGAAGTAAACGGTGTATCACTTTCAGGTTCGGGCGATGTATCATTCAGGGAAGGTTTGCGTGCCGGTTCATTTAAACTGAAACTAACCGGATCGGGCGATGTAAGCGGCAAACTTTGGGTTAAAAGCCTTGATGTGAATCTGGCAGGATCGGGCGATATCAAACTAAGTGGTACCGCCGATAATTCAAACATCAGCGTAGCCGGTTCTGGCGATTATACCGCAAGGGATTTAACAACTAATACCGCATCGGTACGTGTTGCAGGATCTGGCGATGCAAGGGTGAATGTAAGCCAAAAACTGGAGGCATCAGTAGTAGGCTCGGGCGATGTATACTATACCGGCAGCGTTAAAAGTGTGAGCAGCTCTAAGATAGGAAGCGGCGATGTGAGCAGGATGTAA
- a CDS encoding M1 family metallopeptidase translates to MQNKNMIKYALGLLMAGASFLPAKAQLGTVKEKFTRADTLRGSLTTPLRTCYDINYYHLDVKFDVDKKFISGNVLFKFTAVSDFDKLQFDLWNNLKIEKVVYKGQELKYTREFNAVFLTFPKNISKGSKDEFTVYYSGNPTIAKRAPWDGGVEYNTDSLGHAWVSTACQGMGASVWWPTKDQQEDEVDSALISISVPKGLKDVSNGRLRKVTDLKDGYTRFDWFVTNPINNYDIEANIGDYTHYEGIYNGEKGKLTMDFWPLSYNLDKAKAQWGFDAPRMLKAFEHWFGPYPFYEDGYKLVESHHLGMEHQSGTAYGNHYKNGYLGRDLSGTGWGLKWDFIVIHESGHEWFGNNITSKDLADMWIHESFTNYSESLFVETFYGKQAGQEYVHGTRMAIANDRPIVGAYGVNKEGSGDMYYKGGNMLNMIRTIINDDEKWHGILRGLNKTFYHQTVTYNQVVDYISKEAGMNLAPVFDQYLHYKTIPILEIMFREGKSYARWTSTDAKDFAMPVKVRVKGGDYKFITPTKQFKPFELDGATKDTIEVDTFNYYIGVLVE, encoded by the coding sequence ATGCAAAATAAGAACATGATTAAATACGCACTCGGCCTTTTGATGGCTGGTGCAAGCTTTTTGCCGGCAAAGGCACAATTAGGCACAGTTAAAGAAAAATTTACCCGGGCTGATACTTTACGCGGATCGTTAACAACGCCGCTGCGTACTTGTTACGATATCAATTATTATCACCTGGATGTGAAGTTTGATGTCGATAAAAAATTCATCAGCGGCAACGTGCTGTTTAAGTTTACCGCGGTTAGTGATTTTGATAAGCTGCAATTTGACCTTTGGAATAACCTAAAAATTGAAAAGGTGGTTTACAAAGGGCAGGAGTTAAAATATACCCGCGAGTTTAACGCCGTGTTTTTAACCTTCCCCAAAAACATCAGCAAGGGCAGTAAGGACGAGTTTACCGTTTATTACTCCGGCAACCCAACCATTGCCAAGCGTGCCCCATGGGATGGCGGTGTGGAGTATAACACCGACTCGTTAGGCCATGCCTGGGTATCAACAGCCTGCCAGGGCATGGGGGCCAGCGTATGGTGGCCAACTAAAGATCAGCAGGAGGATGAGGTAGATAGCGCCCTCATCAGCATCAGCGTACCAAAGGGTTTAAAGGATGTATCAAACGGTCGTTTACGCAAAGTTACCGACCTGAAGGATGGCTATACCCGTTTCGATTGGTTTGTAACCAACCCTATCAACAACTATGATATTGAAGCCAACATTGGCGACTACACCCATTACGAGGGCATATACAACGGCGAAAAAGGCAAGCTGACCATGGATTTTTGGCCCTTAAGTTATAACCTTGATAAAGCCAAAGCACAATGGGGGTTTGATGCGCCACGCATGCTCAAAGCATTTGAACATTGGTTTGGCCCTTATCCTTTTTACGAGGATGGCTATAAACTGGTAGAAAGCCATCACCTGGGTATGGAACACCAAAGCGGCACAGCTTACGGCAATCACTATAAAAACGGCTACCTGGGCCGCGATCTTTCGGGTACGGGTTGGGGACTAAAATGGGATTTCATCGTAATACATGAAAGCGGGCACGAGTGGTTTGGCAACAACATCACCTCAAAAGACCTTGCCGATATGTGGATCCACGAAAGTTTCACCAACTACTCCGAATCGTTATTTGTAGAAACCTTTTACGGCAAGCAGGCCGGCCAGGAATATGTACACGGCACCCGCATGGCCATTGCAAATGACAGGCCTATTGTAGGCGCTTACGGCGTAAACAAAGAAGGCTCGGGCGATATGTATTACAAAGGCGGTAACATGCTTAACATGATCCGTACTATTATTAATGACGATGAAAAATGGCACGGTATCCTGCGTGGCCTTAACAAAACATTCTACCACCAAACAGTTACTTACAACCAGGTAGTTGATTACATCAGCAAAGAGGCGGGCATGAACCTGGCGCCGGTATTTGACCAATACCTGCACTACAAAACCATCCCCATCCTCGAGATCATGTTCCGTGAAGGTAAAAGCTATGCCCGCTGGACCAGCACCGATGCTAAAGACTTTGCCATGCCCGTTAAAGTGCGCGTAAAAGGCGGCGATTACAAATTTATCACCCCAACCAAACAATTCAAACCTTTTGAGTTAGACGGCGCCACAAAGGACACCATTGAAGTTGACACATTTAATTATTATATTGGGGTGTTGGTGGAGTAG
- a CDS encoding M1 family metallopeptidase: protein MNIKQLYHTALLLLSTVAFSLPAHAQLLQEKETFTHADSLRGNLTPPRTCYDINYYHLDVKFDIDHKAISGSNMFKFTATQDFTLLQFDLFANLSVDKVVYKGKTLPFKRDANAVFLTFPKTVTKGSKDQFTVYYSGKPTIAINAPWDGGVVYKQDSLKKPWVVTACEGVGASIWWPNKDHLSDEVDSMLISISVPKGLKDVSNGRLRKVTPLKDGYTKFDWFVANPINNYDVVANIGDYVHFGDTYMGEKGKLTMDYWVLPTSLEKAKKHFSANARPMLKAFEHWFGPYPFYEDGYKLVETPHLGMEHQGATAYGNHFLNGYLGYDMSGTGWGLKWDYIIIHESGHEWFGNNITGKDLGDMWVHESFTCYSESLFIEDNWGEKAGQDYNFGLREGINNDSPVVGPYNVNKEGSGDMYPKGAVVLNMVRTIINDDEKWRTILRGLNKTFYHQTVTYDQVVNYITEQSGKNLLPVFDQYLRYKDLPILEFATVRGKFSARWIANAKDFAMPVLIRAKGGEYKFITPTTRFTPVDVEGVNKDNIEVDKLNFYVGVLVD from the coding sequence ATGAATATAAAACAACTATACCACACCGCGCTGCTCCTGTTAAGCACAGTAGCATTTTCGTTACCGGCCCATGCCCAACTCTTACAGGAAAAAGAAACCTTTACCCATGCCGATAGCCTGCGCGGTAATCTAACGCCGCCGCGTACCTGTTACGATATTAACTACTACCACCTGGATGTTAAGTTTGATATCGACCATAAAGCTATCAGCGGCAGCAACATGTTTAAGTTTACCGCCACACAAGATTTTACATTGCTGCAGTTTGATTTGTTTGCTAATCTTAGTGTAGATAAAGTAGTTTACAAGGGCAAAACACTGCCCTTTAAACGCGATGCCAATGCCGTGTTTTTAACTTTTCCAAAAACCGTTACCAAAGGCAGTAAAGATCAGTTCACCGTTTATTACTCGGGTAAACCAACCATTGCCATAAACGCGCCCTGGGATGGTGGCGTTGTTTACAAACAGGATTCGCTTAAAAAACCATGGGTGGTTACCGCCTGCGAGGGTGTGGGCGCCAGTATCTGGTGGCCCAATAAAGATCACCTGAGCGATGAGGTTGATAGCATGCTCATCAGCATCAGCGTCCCCAAGGGTTTAAAAGATGTATCTAACGGTCGCCTGCGCAAAGTTACGCCGTTAAAAGATGGTTATACCAAATTCGATTGGTTTGTGGCCAACCCGATCAATAATTATGATGTGGTTGCCAACATTGGCGATTACGTACATTTTGGCGATACCTACATGGGCGAAAAAGGCAAACTTACTATGGATTACTGGGTACTGCCCACCAGTTTGGAGAAGGCGAAAAAACACTTTAGTGCCAATGCCAGGCCCATGCTTAAAGCTTTTGAGCACTGGTTTGGCCCCTACCCTTTTTATGAGGACGGCTACAAACTGGTAGAAACCCCGCACCTGGGTATGGAGCACCAGGGCGCCACGGCTTATGGCAACCATTTTTTAAATGGTTATTTGGGCTACGATATGTCGGGCACAGGCTGGGGACTTAAATGGGATTACATCATTATCCACGAAAGCGGCCATGAGTGGTTTGGCAATAACATTACCGGGAAAGATTTGGGCGATATGTGGGTCCACGAAAGCTTTACCTGCTATTCCGAATCGTTGTTCATTGAAGATAACTGGGGCGAAAAAGCCGGGCAGGATTACAACTTCGGGCTAAGAGAAGGCATTAACAACGATAGCCCGGTGGTGGGCCCATATAATGTAAACAAAGAAGGCTCGGGCGATATGTACCCCAAGGGTGCGGTAGTGCTTAACATGGTGCGCACCATTATTAACGACGATGAAAAATGGCGCACTATCCTGCGCGGCCTCAACAAAACTTTTTACCACCAAACCGTTACATACGACCAGGTGGTAAATTACATTACCGAACAATCGGGCAAAAACCTGTTACCGGTATTTGACCAGTACCTGCGCTATAAGGATCTGCCCATCCTGGAGTTTGCAACCGTAAGGGGCAAATTCAGCGCCAGGTGGATAGCCAACGCCAAAGATTTCGCTATGCCCGTTTTAATCCGCGCAAAAGGCGGCGAGTATAAATTTATTACGCCTACAACCCGCTTTACACCGGTTGATGTTGAAGGGGTAAATAAGGATAATATTGAGGTGGATAAGTTGAATTTTTATGTGGGGGTGTTGGTTGATTGA
- a CDS encoding XAC2610-related protein: protein MLKRILLGLALIMALGCYANGQAHTYSKLSHKFVFKIQATWFKDTDDVARVSNVKLSILNKTTNDQQVISFLPGWFFEGVFKSDSASRSYVTGYNKSLEVIDYDFGDLVIADLNFDGKEDLAIKYDSGGNGGPIYNFYLQDNKGYFHKDNYLTDRVGSFPREIDIKHKTITTQVHANVRHEGRKTFKYYPKTKQWRLVKWIMV from the coding sequence ATGCTGAAAAGAATATTATTGGGATTAGCTTTAATAATGGCATTGGGCTGCTATGCAAATGGGCAAGCACACACCTATTCAAAATTATCACATAAATTTGTTTTCAAAATTCAAGCAACTTGGTTTAAAGATACCGACGATGTTGCAAGGGTGTCGAATGTTAAATTATCTATTCTAAACAAGACAACTAATGATCAACAAGTTATTAGCTTTTTACCAGGCTGGTTTTTTGAGGGTGTTTTTAAATCAGATAGCGCATCGCGATCATACGTCACAGGGTACAATAAATCATTAGAAGTTATCGATTATGATTTTGGAGATCTCGTAATTGCTGACCTAAATTTTGACGGCAAGGAGGATTTAGCGATAAAATATGATTCTGGTGGTAATGGAGGCCCTATTTATAACTTTTACTTGCAGGATAACAAGGGTTATTTTCATAAAGATAATTATTTAACCGACCGCGTAGGTTCGTTCCCACGAGAAATCGACATCAAGCATAAAACGATAACCACACAGGTACACGCCAATGTAAGACATGAGGGGCGAAAAACATTCAAGTATTATCCCAAAACAAAACAATGGCGATTGGTTAAGTGGATAATGGTGTAA
- a CDS encoding phosphotransferase enzyme family protein: MAHFPVQYSTLSAIALKKYIGVAYGLQLINCRFLLRGVSDTYIIEAIDAKYVLKIYREQHRPHDEIQGEIELLNLLKTGGASVAYPITAVDGSQLQQFDAPEGTRYGILFSYAEGAPVMDFNDDQLKTIGRQIAMVHNITSVARLSYPRREYNIETTLINPLKSFEPAFKDLPDEYAYLQDLAVKVAQKLSSLDTANFSYGYCQYDFLPKNFHFDDAGNLTFFDFDFAGKGLLVNDLMSFFVHFFMHVYTGRLKDGEAERMFAVFVAAYRETRAVSDEELKAIPYLGVGFWIFYLGFQYEHFDDWSNPFFGPRFIKDRVALIKVWVDKYCEF, translated from the coding sequence ATGGCACATTTTCCGGTACAATATTCCACATTATCTGCCATTGCTTTAAAAAAGTATATTGGGGTGGCTTATGGCCTGCAGCTAATTAATTGCAGGTTTTTATTGCGCGGCGTAAGCGATACTTATATCATCGAGGCGATTGACGCCAAATACGTACTAAAGATCTACCGCGAACAACACCGCCCGCACGATGAAATACAAGGCGAAATTGAACTGCTTAATTTGCTGAAGACCGGCGGTGCAAGCGTAGCTTACCCTATAACTGCTGTCGATGGCAGCCAGCTGCAACAATTTGACGCACCCGAAGGTACCCGTTACGGCATCCTTTTCTCGTACGCCGAAGGCGCCCCGGTTATGGATTTCAACGACGATCAGTTAAAAACCATTGGCCGGCAGATAGCTATGGTTCACAACATCACATCGGTGGCCCGGCTTAGTTATCCCCGCAGGGAATATAATATTGAAACTACGCTTATCAATCCCCTAAAAAGTTTTGAACCTGCGTTTAAAGATCTGCCTGATGAGTATGCTTATTTACAGGATCTGGCAGTTAAGGTAGCTCAAAAGCTAAGCTCGTTGGATACCGCTAACTTTAGCTACGGCTATTGCCAGTACGATTTTTTACCGAAAAACTTTCATTTTGACGATGCCGGTAATTTAACATTTTTCGATTTCGACTTTGCAGGTAAAGGGTTGCTTGTTAACGACCTGATGTCGTTTTTCGTCCATTTCTTTATGCATGTGTATACAGGTAGATTAAAGGACGGGGAAGCCGAACGGATGTTTGCTGTTTTTGTGGCTGCTTATCGCGAAACAAGAGCGGTTAGCGACGAGGAACTCAAAGCCATCCCTTACCTTGGCGTAGGCTTCTGGATTTTTTACCTCGGGTTTCAGTATGAACATTTTGATGACTGGTCGAACCCGTTTTTTGGGCCGAGGTTTATTAAAGACAGGGTAGCGCTGATAAAAGTGTGGGTGGATAAGTATTGTGAGTTTTGA
- a CDS encoding MBG domain-containing protein: MNKFILYLNLSISLLFLFVKAKGQNQTVTNGSATTAINFGGTGCVYNWVNNTPGIGLPATGTGDIPSFTAINTGDTPVKASITVTPGLAGFAYIAHIQNNTVSVINIATNVVVAVIPVGVRPEYVSVSPDGSRVYVTNGVDDTVSVIDTKNNTVIATIPVMFYPIGVTVSPDGSKVYVVNHNVGNISVISAVSNTVVDNISVPSDIWAARISPDGSKMYVTDYSSNTVTVVDLKTNTIITTIAAGPFPLELSLNPDGSRLYVTNIKSNTVSIINTSTNSVISDVTVGLNPKGIIVTPDGHNVYVSNSSPGTVSVISTTTNTVIKTIDVGGNPYGISVSPDGSRVFVANEASNIVSVINTATNKVINTIDVKTSVESPGNFISPGSGCNSSPVTFTITVNPSPNITSSGNLAALNTTYGTPSSSISFLVSGKNLTNGIVVTPPAGFEVSTDNVSFASTVTVGAAGSVTSIPVYLRLTAVANSGSYSGNITLSSNGATNVNIAVPNSIISPAALTIRANDIDKTYGSTLNGVSGSVAFTSTGLKNQETIGSVTLNYGTGSAATDPIGLYQGSVIPLSATGGTFNTSNYNITYTNGNINVQPPIAITATGTLTSLETIYGTASSSISFTVSGEGLSTGILITPPTGFEVSTNNIQFYPTVIIGSGGTIAPSEIYIRLSALSVVGNYTGNILLSSAGITNTNMIMPLSYVNVAPLSIVANDKTKVFGTGNPTLTVSYTGFVNGETATNLITKPIVITTAATTSPVGQYIITASGAASPNYDISYVPGILTITPLPLSISIPNTFTPNGDGVNDSWEISALAFYNNKIVSVYNRFGTLVFHSVGYSIPWNGTLNGRRLPVGTYYYVIAVDVNKKTETISGSLTLIR; encoded by the coding sequence ATGAATAAATTTATACTTTACCTAAATCTTTCAATATCACTTCTCTTTTTATTTGTCAAAGCAAAGGGCCAAAATCAAACAGTTACCAATGGATCTGCTACCACCGCTATTAATTTTGGTGGAACAGGGTGTGTGTACAATTGGGTGAACAATACACCAGGCATAGGTTTGCCTGCAACGGGGACAGGCGATATACCTTCCTTTACGGCGATTAATACGGGTGATACTCCCGTTAAAGCATCTATTACAGTTACGCCGGGACTGGCGGGATTTGCGTATATAGCCCACATACAAAATAATACGGTATCTGTAATTAATATAGCAACCAATGTAGTTGTAGCTGTAATACCGGTAGGAGTCAGACCAGAATACGTTTCAGTTAGTCCTGATGGCAGCAGAGTATATGTAACAAACGGTGTGGATGATACAGTTTCGGTGATTGACACTAAAAACAATACCGTGATTGCTACAATTCCTGTAATGTTTTATCCCATAGGAGTTACTGTTAGCCCCGATGGAAGCAAGGTGTATGTAGTAAATCATAATGTCGGCAACATATCCGTTATCAGTGCGGTATCAAATACCGTTGTCGATAATATTTCTGTACCGTCAGATATATGGGCCGCAAGGATAAGTCCTGATGGTAGCAAAATGTACGTTACGGATTATTCATCAAATACGGTAACTGTTGTAGATTTAAAAACAAATACAATAATAACAACAATCGCAGCGGGTCCATTTCCCCTTGAACTATCATTGAATCCTGACGGTAGCAGGTTATATGTAACAAATATCAAATCCAACACTGTTTCAATTATTAATACATCCACCAACAGCGTAATATCTGACGTTACAGTAGGGCTTAATCCTAAGGGTATAATCGTAACTCCCGATGGCCATAATGTTTACGTTTCAAATTCTTCGCCAGGAACGGTTTCGGTGATAAGTACAACAACAAATACTGTAATTAAAACAATTGACGTGGGCGGAAATCCTTATGGGATATCTGTAAGCCCCGATGGAAGTAGGGTATTTGTGGCAAATGAAGCTTCAAACATCGTTTCAGTGATCAATACAGCGACCAATAAAGTAATAAATACAATTGACGTAAAAACTTCTGTTGAATCGCCGGGAAATTTTATTTCGCCGGGTTCTGGCTGTAACAGTTCTCCCGTTACTTTCACCATTACTGTTAATCCCTCTCCAAACATAACATCTTCGGGCAATTTGGCAGCGTTAAACACCACCTATGGTACGCCTTCGTCATCAATCAGTTTTTTGGTATCAGGCAAAAATTTAACTAACGGCATTGTGGTTACACCGCCAGCGGGTTTTGAAGTAAGTACTGATAATGTCAGCTTTGCCAGCACAGTCACCGTCGGTGCTGCGGGCAGCGTAACCTCCATACCGGTATATTTAAGATTGACCGCGGTTGCCAATTCTGGCAGTTACTCAGGCAATATTACTTTGAGCAGCAACGGAGCCACCAATGTAAACATCGCTGTTCCCAATAGCATAATTAGTCCGGCTGCTTTAACTATCCGGGCTAACGATATTGATAAAACTTATGGTTCAACCTTAAACGGGGTTTCCGGATCAGTGGCCTTCACATCAACGGGGTTAAAAAACCAGGAAACGATTGGAAGTGTAACGCTTAATTATGGTACAGGATCGGCAGCAACTGATCCAATTGGGTTATACCAAGGATCAGTAATACCATTATCTGCTACAGGCGGTACTTTTAATACCAGCAATTACAATATTACCTATACAAATGGCAATATTAATGTTCAACCACCGATTGCCATTACAGCAACGGGGACTTTGACATCATTAGAGACTATCTATGGCACTGCGTCATCATCTATAAGTTTTACAGTATCCGGCGAGGGTTTATCAACAGGGATTTTAATAACGCCACCAACTGGTTTTGAAGTAAGTACAAACAATATTCAGTTTTATCCAACGGTAATTATTGGCAGCGGCGGCACCATTGCTCCAAGTGAAATCTACATCCGGTTATCTGCTTTAAGTGTAGTGGGTAATTATACAGGCAATATATTACTTAGCAGCGCCGGTATCACTAACACTAACATGATTATGCCGTTAAGTTATGTAAATGTTGCCCCATTAAGTATAGTAGCTAATGATAAGACCAAGGTTTTTGGAACCGGCAATCCTACCTTAACCGTAAGTTACACAGGCTTTGTAAATGGCGAAACTGCCACAAATTTAATAACCAAACCCATAGTTATTACTACTGCAGCAACAACATCACCCGTAGGGCAATACATCATAACTGCCAGCGGGGCCGCATCGCCTAATTATGACATAAGTTATGTACCTGGCATTCTTACCATTACACCTCTTCCGCTATCTATCTCAATTCCAAATACGTTTACACCAAATGGGGATGGTGTAAACGATTCATGGGAAATTTCGGCCCTGGCTTTTTATAACAACAAGATTGTAAGCGTGTATAACCGTTTTGGAACGTTGGTTTTTCATTCTGTTGGTTACAGCATCCCATGGAATGGGACCTTGAACGGAAGGAGATTGCCGGTAGGTACTTACTATTATGTTATAGCTGTTGATGTGAATAAAAAGACAGAAACTATTTCGGGTTCGCTCACGCTCATCAGGTAG
- the lpdA gene encoding dihydrolipoyl dehydrogenase gives MQYDVIVIGSGPGGYVAAIRCAQLGLKTAIVEKYSTLGGTCLNVGCIPSKALLDSSEHYHNAAHAFKTHGINLENLSIDFGQMVKRKQEVVDANTSGISYLMKKNKIDTHFGVGSFKDKNTITVKKADGTETEITGKNVIIATGSKPSALPFLQIDKKRIITSTEALSLTEVPKHLVLIGGGVIGLELGSVYARLGAKVSVIEFMDGIIPTMDKALGRELQKVLTKLGMEFYLGHKVTGATVKGKEVTVTFDTPKGEKQELKGDYCLVAVGRVAYTDGLALDKIGITVEERGRKITVNDHLETSVKGVYAIGDVIKGAMLAHKAEDEGTLVAEIIAGQKPHIDYNLIPGVVYTWPEVAAVGQTEEQLKAAGVKYKTGSFPFKASGRARASGDLDGFVKVLADATTDEILGVHMIGPRAADMIAEAVVAMEFRASAEDIARISHAHPTYTEAMREACLAATENRAIHI, from the coding sequence ATGCAATATGATGTTATCGTTATCGGTTCGGGCCCGGGTGGCTATGTGGCCGCTATACGCTGCGCCCAGTTGGGTTTAAAAACCGCTATCGTCGAAAAATATAGTACCCTTGGCGGTACCTGCCTCAACGTAGGTTGTATACCATCCAAGGCCCTGCTTGATTCATCCGAACATTACCATAATGCTGCCCATGCATTTAAAACCCATGGTATCAACCTCGAAAACTTAAGTATCGATTTTGGACAGATGGTTAAACGCAAGCAGGAAGTGGTGGATGCCAATACCAGCGGTATCAGCTACCTGATGAAGAAAAATAAGATCGACACGCATTTTGGTGTAGGATCTTTTAAAGATAAAAATACCATCACTGTTAAAAAGGCCGATGGTACCGAAACAGAGATAACCGGTAAAAATGTAATTATTGCCACAGGTTCAAAACCATCGGCATTGCCATTTTTACAGATCGATAAAAAACGCATCATTACCTCAACCGAGGCTTTGTCGCTTACCGAAGTGCCTAAGCACCTGGTGCTGATTGGCGGCGGCGTTATTGGCCTGGAGCTGGGTTCGGTATATGCCCGTTTGGGTGCCAAGGTATCTGTAATTGAGTTTATGGATGGCATTATCCCAACTATGGACAAAGCCCTTGGCCGCGAACTGCAAAAGGTATTAACCAAACTGGGGATGGAGTTTTACCTGGGCCACAAAGTAACCGGCGCTACCGTAAAAGGTAAAGAAGTAACCGTAACTTTTGATACCCCTAAAGGTGAGAAACAAGAATTAAAAGGTGATTACTGCCTGGTAGCTGTTGGCCGTGTAGCTTATACCGATGGTTTAGCTTTAGATAAAATTGGCATCACCGTTGAAGAACGTGGCCGCAAAATTACCGTTAACGATCACCTGGAAACCAGCGTTAAAGGTGTTTACGCCATTGGCGACGTAATTAAAGGCGCCATGCTTGCCCACAAGGCAGAAGATGAAGGTACGCTGGTTGCCGAGATTATTGCCGGCCAGAAACCGCATATTGATTACAACCTGATCCCCGGCGTAGTATACACCTGGCCTGAAGTTGCAGCCGTCGGCCAAACAGAAGAACAATTGAAAGCTGCCGGTGTGAAATATAAAACAGGATCGTTTCCCTTTAAAGCCAGCGGCCGTGCGCGTGCCAGCGGCGATTTGGATGGTTTTGTTAAAGTACTGGCCGATGCCACTACCGACGAAATTTTAGGGGTACACATGATTGGCCCCCGTGCGGCAGATATGATTGCCGAGGCTGTGGTTGCGATGGAGTTCCGTGCCAGTGCCGAAGATATCGCCCGGATCAGCCATGCCCACCCAACTTATACCGAGGCTATGCGCGAGGCTTGTTTAGCAGCTACGGAGAATAGAGCGATACATATATAA